A window of Numenius arquata chromosome 10, bNumArq3.hap1.1, whole genome shotgun sequence genomic DNA:
gcttctctgggcaacctgttccagtgcctcaccaccctcacaaaaggaatttcttcctaagctctaatataaatcttttctctcacagtttaaaactgttaccgtTGGTTCTATCTCTGCACTCcttgataaaagagtccctccccatctctcctgtagccccctttaggtactggaaggctgctatatctctacagagccttctcttcaggctgaaaGCACCTgactctcagcctatcttcataggagaggtgctccagttaAGGCAGTTTAAGGCAACTTGCGTTGTACTGTTGTAGTGCTTTGACTTGTGATCTTTATGTTTCATTAAAAGCTGCTTCAGCTTTTTGGAATGGTGGAGGTGTGTGTGTTGCTGTGTTGTCTGGAAACCGAGGATGTCTGTCATCAGTTGATGTGTATTCAATGGTACAAATCAAACTGTAGTTTATGGGGATGATATTTGTAGCCTAGGACTGGTCCACTTAAGTTATGAGTTCACTGTCAGCACCTGAGAGACTCCTGACTGTTGCTGTactgtgcatttatttatttattaagcttGAATTACATGTGTCATTATTGTTTTGTCTTACTTCTTTGTGCCTTCTCTTACAGAATGACACGGTGACCATCAGAACCAGGAAGTTCATGACAAACAGACTGCTTCAGCGCAAGCAGATggtaaaagaatacagaaaaaatgcCTTTATAATTATTTGCCTGttgtttctgggctgtgagtgttCTTTAGCTGCTATAAGTAAGGGGCCCTTAAAACCTTTAGAGTTCTTATTGTAAGAACCTGCAGGTTTAAATGTGGTGTTGTATGCTGAAGGTAAATCTTGATGGTGAAGTAGCTAACTGGTTCATATTTTGAAGCAGGAGACTTACGAACACTTTTGTatcaaattaataataattaaattctgCTGCTAATGTGGGCTAGTTTGAGTGTTAAGCTTATGGTGGGACTAGCGCCTGGCTGTTGTACTGGATATTAACCTTCTCTTGCTTTATACAACTTGTAAAAATTCCGTCTTAGGTGATTGATGTTCTTCATCCTGGGAAGGCCACAGTCCCCAAAACAGAAATCAGGGAGAAGCTGGCAAAAATGTACAAGACGACCCCTGACGTAATTTTCGTCTTTGGCTTCAGAACACACTTCGGTGGTGGCAAGACAACAGGTTTTGGCATGATCTATGATTCCCTGGACTATGCAAAGAAAAACGAGCCAAAGCACAGGCTTGCCAGGGTATGTTTTCTGGGAACTTAAAAACAATTAGGATGGATGCAAAGTGTTTAGTGGTTCATCATTTACATGTATAAAAGCTAAAGTTTTGTGAAAGTACTGTTGGTGTACTTAGTTATATAAGAGGTCTTAAAATAGTATAGCCCAGCTCATGTGTTTGCAAAGTGGGGTTAAGGGGGTTTTACTGTTTATTGTAAGGGAATTGCGAAGGCAAAATTGATGTTACCAATGACATTTAGCAGTAATGAGTAACTAACCACTGTTAAGGGTCTTGAAGAAgcataagaaataaaactgataCTTACACTACTTTAGTGCTTATATTCACGTATATATTATTCGTTAGCTAGTGGCCTTATCTTACTACTTAGctaatatttcaaatttaaacagTATTAGAAGAGTCCAGAAATAGTAAAACTTAAATGCAGAAGTTACTATCTGTGAAACAATGTTAAATGcaattttaactgtttttttaatagcatgGCTTGTATGAAAAGAAGAAGACTTCTAGGAAGCAGCGAAAGGAGCGTAAGAACAGAATGAAGAAAGTCAGGGGCACAGCCAAGGCAAATGTTGGTGCTGGCAAGAAGGTAGGATGAGAATATCTGTAAGCTAGAGTGGCCATGTTGCCTTTGAAATGTTCATTAGAAGTTGTTCAACAGAATaacattgtttttcttccatttcttttcaccTGTTCTACTGGATAACAGAAGGTAATCTGTGTGGTGTTGTATAGCTTCTTATCAGCTCAGTAGCTTAGTTCTGCTGCTCACTGCTGCAAGCTTAGCTGATACAATGTGAAATAAAGCTTCTTAAATGATTTTTCCTACACATCATTGGAATGAAAGTTAAAATTCCATAAATCTAACAGTATTGCTCTAATCTCATAACTCAGCCTTGCAATATACAAATTAGATATTATTCTTAACACTTGTTACTCGGGACTACCTAAATATCTAATACTTACTCC
This region includes:
- the RPS24 gene encoding small ribosomal subunit protein eS24; translation: MNDTVTIRTRKFMTNRLLQRKQMVIDVLHPGKATVPKTEIREKLAKMYKTTPDVIFVFGFRTHFGGGKTTGFGMIYDSLDYAKKNEPKHRLARHGLYEKKKTSRKQRKERKNRMKKVRGTAKANVGAGKK